Sequence from the Syntrophorhabdaceae bacterium genome:
GGACTCTCAACCAGAGCCTGAGGGTCCTCGTCGATTCCGATGAGGTCGAGGAGGCCGACGCCCGCAGGGCGACGAACGACCTTGCGCTGTTCATGAGAGAGTAAGAAGGGCAGAAGTTAGAGGACGGGATAGGAAAATAACTAACCTTGACTTAGTCCACCGCTTAGTCTATTATGGGTTTATGAAAGTGAATGTGCACGATGCCAAGACGAGATTGTCGGAACTGCTCAGCCGGGTGGAAGGTGGGGAAGAGATCACCATTGCGAGGGCAGGGACGCCCGTGGCCCGCCTTATTCCCATCCGGGAAAGAACCGGTGAGCGGGTGGCCGGAACTGCAAGAGGTAAAGTGAGGATCGAAAAAGATTTTG
This genomic interval carries:
- a CDS encoding type II toxin-antitoxin system Phd/YefM family antitoxin; translated protein: MKVNVHDAKTRLSELLSRVEGGEEITIARAGTPVARLIPIRERTGERVAGTARGKVRIEKDFDEPLPESILREYEG